A region of the Canis aureus isolate CA01 chromosome 20, VMU_Caureus_v.1.0, whole genome shotgun sequence genome:
ACCTACACATACATAATTGAGCTCCAAGGTGAAACCTGATTGGCTTACGCGAACTGGTTTAACCACTCAACTAGCATCATCTTTCTAGGGAGTgtgtggggtgggaagagggTTGGTTTGTTTGGTGCCCCAATACCAGGAGTGTACTACTGACATTTAGTGGGACGAGACCAGAGATGCTAAGTGTCCAGCAACGCATGTCACAATCCTTCATAAAAACTGCCAAAAGCTACATAAACACTAACCAGTCATGGTAGTCCCAAGCTCCTTGTCAGTTACTGTTTCAGGGAATAGTTAGACCCAGTTCTGGTCAGTAACACAGAAGGAGTAGCCTGCTATGAAGCGTCTGGGGTGGTTTCTTCCCACCGTTGATGTCATCCCAACTGTATAACACCTGGTACTGCTACAAGCATCCATCTTCTCCCCAAAAGCAGTATCTTCCCAAGTATCCTGTTTCCATCATTGGCATTTCCTGTTACCAAGTCCTAAAGCAGTTTTGGCTTCTAACCATTAACCTCAGGATGACTCAGATTTGTCTGGAACAATCTAACTTTAATCCTGTTCTCCCAGTGTATAGTGCCCCCTTCCAGTTCCAAAAGTATTCTAGAATGGAGGCTAGATTATACATGGCCACTTAATTTTTCCCAATAaaatgctgttccctctgcctcaaGAATGTACCTTTATAGCAGGGGTGAGCAAACTATGCCCTGTAGACTCTTTTTATACCTCTAGAGAtgagtgctcgcttcagcagcacatatactatacctctagagatgaaaaaaaaacgatttttacatgtttaaatgctttaaaaaaatcagtatttcatGACACCTAAAATTTCAGTGtccaggggatctctgggtggctcagcggtttagcacctgccttccgcccagggcgtgataatGGAGTCTCCAgagtgagtcccacattgggctccctgcatgcagcctgcttcttcctctgcctgtgtctctgcctctctctctctctcatgaacaaataaataaaaaaatttaaaaatttttcagtgtccataaagttttattggaacacagccatgcttatTTAAGTATCTTCTATGGTTGCTTTCTTATTATAAAGTAGTTGAATAATTATAAAAGATAGTGCCTAATATGTCAACGTTTGGCCCTTTATGGAAAAGCTTACAGACCCCTGCTCTAATGCCACTTAGTTCTAAGTCTCCTCATTTCTTGCACAAATACTGCACGCAGCATACTAacttgttttccattcttttctcactCCGACCCTTAATACACTTGGGAGATAATCTCTCTAGAGAAGTTTTGAGCCTGTCATTTGCCACCGTAAAATCTTCAGTGCCGGGATCCCTAcgtggctcagcgttttggcgcctgcctttggcctgggttgtgatcctggagacgctggatcgagttccgcgtcaggctccctgtgtggagcctcttctccctttgcctgtgtctctgcctctgtctctcatgaataaatgaataaaaaaaaaaaatttaaaaaaacttcgGCGGCTCCTCCAAAACGGATAGTGTAAAGGCCAAGCCTATCCTTTGACTAAAGACTATCGACCTAGTTCTCCAGACTCTGCTCCTCTTTAACAGCTTAAAGCCGAAATGGGCCACTTGCCATTTCCCTAATAAGTACCTCAGCTCATATCACATGCCCCTATTGCTTGCCTAGGTCTTTCCTCCATGGCACCGGTTCCTCAAGATTAAACccaaactgggggatccctgggcggctcagcggttcagcgcctgccttccacccaggcgtgaccctggggacccgggatcgagtcccgcgtccggctgcctgagtggagcctgcttctccctctgcttgtgtatctgcccctctctgtgtgtctctcatgaataaataaataaaatcttaaaaaaaataaaaataaaacagccatcatctgggaacctgggtggctcagggttgagcatctgccttctgctcagggcgtgatcctggagtcccggcattgagtcccacctccggctccctgcatggagcctgcttctccctctgcctgtgtgtctgcttctctctgggtctctcaagaataaataaaatcttaaaaaaaaaaaaaaagattagaccCAAAGTGTTACTCCCTTAACACACCTTCATTCTTTCAGCACACCGGTAGTCCACAACTGGCCGTTCTTGGGGTGGTTGTGTGGGAACTCACCAACACCAAAACAGACCAGGGCAGGAAAGCCCAAGTCCAGTGAGATGAGCGCCTGAGGTAAGGGGCCCAGAACAAGGCTTCAGAGGTGAGACATTTACGCcaggttttttgtgttttgttttgttttgttttgtttttaaggactTGGGAGCCTAAAAGACTACGAAGGACCtaaggagataaaaagaaatcGTGAGTTAAAGCTGAATGAGGGAACAGAAGGACCGCCTCATTCTATCCACTTCCCTACCGCCACAGACTATTCATTCAAGGAACAGCACCTTCAGCGTAAAACCTGAAAGCGAATTCTGCGGGAGCGGCCTCGGCCAAGACCACCGTCGGTGGCGGCTCGGTGCCGGCGCAGACAGCAAGCGGGCTCCGGACGCCCAGCGGCCCCGGCGCGGGCTCCGTGCGCTCCTCCTGCGCCAGGAGGGCTCCAGCCCGTCGCCAACACCTCCGGGCGGCAGCTCTGTCTGCGCGCCCACGCTCCTGGCTTCCAGACAGGCGCGACGGCGCCCGGGGGGGGACAAAAAAGAGACGCCCCTCAACAGTTTGCGCCAGTAATGAAAACTGGGTCGCGGCCTCCCACAAGCCGCCAACCTGCGCCCCCGAAAAGGCGACCCCACGAGACTGAGACTCCGCCTCCGCGGCCGCCCCGGCGCACGTGAAGTCCCCGTGCCGAGCCGCCGCGCTGAGGCGGGAGTGCGCGGACGCGAACCCAAGCCTGGGAAGGGAAGCGATTCCGGGGCGCACGCGCGTAGAGCGGAGGGAACCAACCGGGCGGGGCCGGCCCCCCGGAGGAGGCGCAGGGGAAAGGAGAGCGCGTGGCGCTCCGGAACCCGCGCACGCGCTGTAGTGTCCCCCCGCCtatgcgcgcgcgcgcgcggccGGCGCTGCATCTTTTCTTCAGGCCCGCCCCTCCCCGTCTAGTACTTCTGCAAACCGAGGCGCTGAGCGAAAGCAGGGAAGTGTGGGGCGAGGTGGGCGGGGCGTCGCACGCGAGCGCGGCCTGCtgaagaagggaggggggagggagcgATCCGAGACAACGTTACCCCTTCAACACCCAATGGAGAGCAggcttggccccgccccctcccctcctgtcaTTGGCTGGGAGGCCCCCAGAGGGGCGGGGTCGGCCgtggggttggggagggcagggggcggggaggaggaggaaggcgcTGGCGGGCAGTGATGGCGGCGGGTGATGGGGACGTGAAGCTAGGCACCCTGGGGAGTGGCAGCGAGAGCAGCAGCGACGGCAGCAGCGAGAGCCCCAGCGGCGTGGGAGCGGCAGCAGAAGGGGGCGGCTGGGCGGCAGCAGCGTTGGCGCTTCTGACGGGGGGCGGGGAGATGCTGCTGAACGTGGCGCTGGTGGCGCTGGTGCTGCTGGGGGCCTACCGGCTGTGGGTGCGCTGGGGGCGGCGGGGTCTGGGCACCGGGGCCGGCGCGGGCGAGGAGAGCCCCGCTGCCTCGCTGCCTCGCATGAAGAAGCGGGACTTCAGCTTGGAGCAGCTGCGACAGTACGACGGCTCCCGCACCCCGCGCATCCTGCTCGCGGTCAATGGGAAAGTCTTCGACGTGACCAAAGGCAGCAAGTTCTACGGCCCGGGTGAGGAGGAgttggaaggggagggggaggacctCCTGCAGCTCCTGtgcgacccccccaccccccgcgagACGGGGAGGCCCCTGGGCTCCGGGTTAGTTTGCCCAGCCTTCCCGACGTCTGGACCCCTGCGGCTTGGCTCCTGCACCTGGGACGGCccgccccacacacacccccagctCCGGGCGCCTGcaggtcacccccccccccccggcccaaGTGCAGGTTTCAGTGTCGC
Encoded here:
- the PGRMC2 gene encoding membrane-associated progesterone receptor component 2 yields the protein MAAGDGDVKLGTLGSGSESSSDGSSESPSGVGAAAEGGGWAAAALALLTGGGEMLLNVALVALVLLGAYRLWVRWGRRGLGTGAGAGEESPAASLPRMKKRDFSLEQLRQYDGSRTPRILLAVNGKVFDVTKGSKFYGPAGPYGIFAGRDASRGLATFCLDKDALKDEYDDLSDLNAVQMESVREWEMQFKEKYDYVGRLLKPGEEPSEYTDEEDTKDHNKQD